The Gemmatimonas sp. DNA window AAGGGATAGACGCAGCTCGGAAACTCGCCGTCGAAGGTGAGAATCGTGCCGGGTCGCAAGGGCAGCGCGCGGGCGGCGAGATTCAGCCCGTACGTCGTGTTGGGCATGAGAGCGATTTCGTCGGCGTCGGCACCGACCAGCGCCGCAAACTGCGCGCGCGCCGTGGAGGCCGCATCGAGCATCCATTGGAACGGCAGCAAGTGCGGCTGCGCCCGCATTCGGCTCCACGTATTCGCCACCTCGACCGCGGCGGCCGGCATCGGCCCCACGCTCGCGGCATTCAGGAAGATCGCTGGATCGTCGGCCATCCAGGCGTACTCGCGGGCGCGGAGTGCGGCGGCGTCGTGCGATGTGGTCATGGGATGCTCTTCGGAAAAGCCCGAGTGCGGGGAAGACGACGGATCTGTCTATGAATCTGTCTATGTATCTGTCTACGGCACGCGACGGGCGCCGCGCGGATCGAGCGCGTCGCGCAAGGCATCGCCGAGCAGATTGAAACCGAGCACCGCCACACCGATGGCCAGACCCGGGGCGAGACTTGTCCACGGCGCGTTGCGCAGCTGCGAGAGATCGCGGCCATCGGCGATCATCGCGCCCCAGCTTGGTGTCGGCGGTTGCACACCAAGGCCGAGGAACGACAACGCCGCTTCGGCCATGATCGCGCCGGCAATGCCGAGCGTGGCCGCGATCACGACGGGCGCGATCACATTTGGCAACACGTGGCGCAACAGGATGCGGCGGTCGCGTGCGCCCAAGGCGCGCATGGCCTGCACGTACTCCAGTTCGCGCACCACCAGCACTTGGCCGCGCACCAGCCGCGCCATACCGGCCCAGCCCACGACGCCGATCACCGCGCACACCACGGTCAACGAGGGCTCGAACGCCGCCGCCATGGCGATCAGCAGCAACAACGACGGAAACGCGAGCGTGACGTCGGCGAGGCGCATGATGACCTCCTCCGTCCACTTGCCGCGATACCCGGCCACGAGCCCCAGCACGAGACCGATCGACAGCGAGATCCCCTGTGACGCGAGCCCCACCAGCAGCGAGATACGGGCACCATGCACCAGCCGCGACCAGACATCGCGTCCCTGCGCATCGGTACCAAGCCAGTGTGCGCCACTCGGTGCCTGGAGCGCATGGCGCAGGTTGATCTGAATCGGATCGGCGCCGTCGATGAGCGGTGCCAGCAGCGCCGCCACCATCAGGAGCGCGATGACGCCAAGCCCGAGTCGCGCGCGCCGGTCGTCGCGCAGACGCGTCCAGGCCGCGTTGCCGGTAGCGTTGCCAGTAGCGTTTCCGGTAGCGTTTCCGGTAGCGTTTCCGGTGGCGTTGCCGACGCCGCTCTCGGTGGCGGACGTCACCGTCAGGCCGTGGTGAGTGACGGGCGAATCGCCGCCGACGCGACACGCGAACCCGAGGCCCTCGACAATACGTCGGCCGCGTCATCCACGAATCGCTGCCAGTCGTGATGTCGCGACGCGCGCGCCCTCGCCGCATCGCCCATGGCGTCGTACTCGTGGCGGTCCGACATCAACCGAGCCAATTCGGCGACAATCGCCGGGACGTCGGCATCCGACATCAGGAAGCCGGTAATGCGCGATGCCACTATCGACGCAAACGGCATAGCCGCTGGCACCACGACGGGGACACCGCGCTGCATGGCGGCGATGGTGGCAATCGCACCCTCGTCGCCGTCGGCGGTGACCCAGACGGCGGCGGCCTCGACCTCGTCGGCCAGCAACAGCGCGTCGAGCGGCGCCACCTGCACGAATGCCGTCAGGCCGAGCGAGGCTGCATGCACGCGCGTGGACTGCAACGCGGCGAGGTCCCCCAGCAAGACAATACGCAGCGACGGATGCCGTCCCACGAGCCGCGCCGCCGCCCGCAGTGCCACAGCGGTGCGTTCGTCGTGCTCGGACGGGGGAACGATCCACAACGCGGTTGGAACGACTGTACCCGTGGGCGCATCACGACGGGCGCGCAGTGACGAGGGCCCCGGCCAGCTCACCGCGATCGGATCGCGTCCCCACGATGTAAGGCGCGTACGCGCGCCCGCCCATCGCGTACGCCACGTGCGTGCGACGGGGTTTCGATCGGCGGCATCTTCACCGACGACCCACCGTCGCACGACACCACCGCGCCGACCGGTAGCCATCGCGGCGAGCAGGGCATCGGGCTCGCTCTGCACGAGCACCGCATCGGGGCGCAGGGCGGCCACGATACCGCGTGCACTGCGAATACGCGCAAAGGCGCCCTGACCCGTAATGCCGCGCACGGGCAATCGGGGGAAGGTGGCTTCGACGGAGCGCTCCAGCACGCCGTGACTCAGGCAGGCTACGGTCACGATGTCACCGCGCGCCGCGAGTTCCGCGCCGAGCGTGATCAGCAGGCGAACGTCAGGCGTCCAGGACGCGGCCGTAGTGAGCACGAGGACGCGCACGGATCACTCGCTGCCGCGAGTGAATTGCAGCGCATGCAGGCGGGCATACGCGCCGTTGCGCAGCAGCAGGTCGGCATGCGTGCCCTGCTCTACCAGTTGCCCGCGCTCGAGCACGAGAATACGATCGGCGTGCTGAATCGTGGCCAGTCGGTGCGCGATCACGAACACCGTGCGCCCTTCGAGCAGCCGGTCGATTGCTTCCTGCACCAGCCGCTCGCTCTCCACATCAAGGGCCGACGTGGCCTCGTCGAGAATGAGGATGGGCGGGTCGGACAGCAGCGCCCGCGCGATGGCCAGGCGCTGTCGCTGTCCTCCCGACAAGCGCGAGCCGCGCTCACCGAGGTTGGTGTCCCAGCCTTCGGGCAGTTCCTGAATGAACGACAGCGCATTGGCCGCGCGGGCGGCCGCGTCGAGCTGCTCCTGCGTGACCTGCGTGCGACCGAAGGCAACGTTAGCGCGCACGGTGTCGTTGAAGAGCACCGTATCCTGACTCACGATACCGGTGAGCGCGCGCAACGCGTCAAGCGTGATGCGGCGCAGGTCGACACCGTCGAGCGTGATGCGGCCGCTGGTGGGTTCGAGGAAGCGCGGCAACAGATCGATGAGCGTGCTTTTGCCCGCGCCACTCGCACCGACCAGCGCGATCACCTCGCCCTTGCGCGCCGAGAACGACATATCGGACAGCGCCGGCGCATCGTCGCCGTACGCGAACGTCACGTGCTCGAATTCGAGCGAAGTCGCGAAGGTCGGCGCAGTAATCGTGCCGCGATCAGCCGCCGTTTCCGTGGGAGAGTCGAGCACCTCGAAAATCCGCTCGGCGCTGGCCAGCGACTGCTGCGCCGCCGCCGGCACCTGGGAGAGCTGCTTGAGCGGCTGCAGCAGACGCATCACCCAGATCAAAAAGGTCACCAGCAGCGCCCCGTCCAGTGACTTCTCAACCAGCACGAGTCGCGCACCGAACCAGAGAATCGCCACGGCCATCACGGCGCCGAGCGTTTCCGTGACCGGGCCCGACATCAGCGCGAGTCGACCGATGCGTACATAGCCCTTGGCGAAGGCCGCATTGCGCGTCACGAAGCGCTGTTCTTCGCGCACCTCCGCACCGTACGACTTGATGAGACGGATGCCGCTCACCACTTCCTGCACCATGCTGGTGATCTCGCCCTGCTCGTTGCCCATGCGACGATGTCCCTTGCGCAACTTTCGCAGCACGGGCTGCAGCGAGAGGACCGTGAGTGGCACCACCACCAACGACGCCAGCGACAACTTCCACGATACGGCGAACATGATCGCGATGGTGGACACCACCTGCGCCGTACTCCAGATGGAGCGCGTGACGAGCTCGGTGACCACGGCCTTGGCGTTCGTGGTGTCGGTGAGCATGCGGGAGATCACCTGGCCCACCTTATTGGCGGTGAACCAGCTCATCGGCAGGCGTAGCAGATGCGCATACATCGCATCGCGCAAATCGCGCACCACGAACTCCTGCAACTGCGCCCCGATCTGCCCGCTCAGCCAGACCAGCACGTTCTTGAGCGTGACGGCCAGCAACACCAGCACGATCACGTTGCGCAGCGATCCCATCTGATCGGCGGGATCGAGCAGGAAGCCGATCGTCGTGCCGAGAATGGCCGACACGACCTTATTGCCAGGAATCAGCTGTGGCTGTTCGAACAACGCATTCAGAAATGGAATCAGCAGCGTGAACGAAAAGACGTCGAACACGGCGGCGAGCAGGTTGAGCGACACCACGCCCACCAGCTTCGAGCGATGTGGGCGTACGAAGCCCCACAACCGTCCCCACAACCCCGTGGTACCGCTCAT harbors:
- a CDS encoding ABC transporter permease — encoded protein: MTSATESGVGNATGNATGNATGNATGNATGNAAWTRLRDDRRARLGLGVIALLMVAALLAPLIDGADPIQINLRHALQAPSGAHWLGTDAQGRDVWSRLVHGARISLLVGLASQGISLSIGLVLGLVAGYRGKWTEEVIMRLADVTLAFPSLLLLIAMAAAFEPSLTVVCAVIGVVGWAGMARLVRGQVLVVRELEYVQAMRALGARDRRILLRHVLPNVIAPVVIAATLGIAGAIMAEAALSFLGLGVQPPTPSWGAMIADGRDLSQLRNAPWTSLAPGLAIGVAVLGFNLLGDALRDALDPRGARRVP
- a CDS encoding glycosyltransferase; translated protein: MRVLVLTTAASWTPDVRLLITLGAELAARGDIVTVACLSHGVLERSVEATFPRLPVRGITGQGAFARIRSARGIVAALRPDAVLVQSEPDALLAAMATGRRGGVVRRWVVGEDAADRNPVARTWRTRWAGARTRLTSWGRDPIAVSWPGPSSLRARRDAPTGTVVPTALWIVPPSEHDERTAVALRAAARLVGRHPSLRIVLLGDLAALQSTRVHAASLGLTAFVQVAPLDALLLADEVEAAAVWVTADGDEGAIATIAAMQRGVPVVVPAAMPFASIVASRITGFLMSDADVPAIVAELARLMSDRHEYDAMGDAARARASRHHDWQRFVDDAADVLSRASGSRVASAAIRPSLTTA
- a CDS encoding ABC transporter ATP-binding protein; the encoded protein is MSGTTGLWGRLWGFVRPHRSKLVGVVSLNLLAAVFDVFSFTLLIPFLNALFEQPQLIPGNKVVSAILGTTIGFLLDPADQMGSLRNVIVLVLLAVTLKNVLVWLSGQIGAQLQEFVVRDLRDAMYAHLLRLPMSWFTANKVGQVISRMLTDTTNAKAVVTELVTRSIWSTAQVVSTIAIMFAVSWKLSLASLVVVPLTVLSLQPVLRKLRKGHRRMGNEQGEITSMVQEVVSGIRLIKSYGAEVREEQRFVTRNAAFAKGYVRIGRLALMSGPVTETLGAVMAVAILWFGARLVLVEKSLDGALLVTFLIWVMRLLQPLKQLSQVPAAAQQSLASAERIFEVLDSPTETAADRGTITAPTFATSLEFEHVTFAYGDDAPALSDMSFSARKGEVIALVGASGAGKSTLIDLLPRFLEPTSGRITLDGVDLRRITLDALRALTGIVSQDTVLFNDTVRANVAFGRTQVTQEQLDAAARAANALSFIQELPEGWDTNLGERGSRLSGGQRQRLAIARALLSDPPILILDEATSALDVESERLVQEAIDRLLEGRTVFVIAHRLATIQHADRILVLERGQLVEQGTHADLLLRNGAYARLHALQFTRGSE